GGTGGTCCCGAAGATCAACGCGAAACCCATCGCCAGCAGGGCGAAATGCGCGCCGTTGAACAGACCGTTCAGGGTCAGTTGGATGAGCAAGTCCATGGAATGGCGCTCCTGATTTTTCCCCCTCTCCCCAGAGGGGAGAGGGCTAAGTCGGGCGGACCGACGATCAGTCGCCCGAGGTGAACTTCACGAACGTCTGCTCGCCGTTCTCCAGGCGGAACACCGCCACCGGCTTCTGCGCCACGCCGTTCTTGCGGAAGGTCAGCGTCTTGCCATAGACGCTGTCGAAGGTCGGGTTCTCCCACAGCGCCTGCACCAGACGCTCGCCGCTGTAGTAGTCGCCGCCCTTGGCCTTTGCCCGCCGGATCAGCTCGGCGACGACATAGACGCCCTCGTAGTAGTTGGCGGCGTAGAAGTCGGGCATCTCGCCGAACTTCGCCTTGTAGGCGTCGGCGAAGCGCTTGGACCAGGGGTTCTCGTCGGTGGCGGCGAAGTAGTCTGTGACGACCTCCACCCCCTCGGCGTGCTTGCCGGCGACCTTGGTGTCCTCGGCGGTCCATTCCATGCAGTAGACCGGCTGCTTCATGCCCAGCTCGCGCATGCGCTTCACCGCCAGCCCGGCCTGCGGCGTGGTCGGCCAGTTGGCGATGGCGTCGGGCTGGGAGGCGCGCAGCTTGGCGACCTGGGTGTCGATGTTGGCGGCGTCGGCCTGGAACTGCTCGGCGGCGACCATCTTCAGCCCCATGCCCTCCCACGCCTTGGTGGTGGCGGCGATGGTGGCGTCGCCGAACTCCGACTTGATGGCGATCTGGGCGAGCTTCTTCGCCCCCTGCTCCGCCGCGCGGTGGGCGATGCCGGCGGCCAGGTCCGACGCCATGGAGCGGATGTTGAACATGTAGGGGGAGGTGCCGACCGTCTGGGCG
The sequence above is drawn from the Azospirillum sp. TSH58 genome and encodes:
- a CDS encoding ABC transporter substrate-binding protein: MSKRTLFAALVLTSALTGGAALAADPAVYKIGGIFAMTGASPHYGKVMSAGAQLAVDEINAQGGIDGIKLQLVIEDHKSGSAQAAVAGMNRLIDVEGVKAVLPSFSTVTLATMPIGDQKKVMMINGGGVSAQTVGTSPYMFNIRSMASDLAAGIAHRAAEQGAKKLAQIAIKSEFGDATIAATTKAWEGMGLKMVAAEQFQADAANIDTQVAKLRASQPDAIANWPTTPQAGLAVKRMRELGMKQPVYCMEWTAEDTKVAGKHAEGVEVVTDYFAATDENPWSKRFADAYKAKFGEMPDFYAANYYEGVYVVAELIRRAKAKGGDYYSGERLVQALWENPTFDSVYGKTLTFRKNGVAQKPVAVFRLENGEQTFVKFTSGD